Proteins from a single region of Hermetia illucens chromosome 3, iHerIll2.2.curated.20191125, whole genome shotgun sequence:
- the LOC119652204 gene encoding pupal cuticle protein Edg-84A-like, producing MRFFGVLIFLVVDTSILARPIPESADIPQYPVHFPKYEFGYAVHDGFTGDVKSQHEVRHGDNVAGHYSIIDADGRKRTVEYRADDETGFNAVVHREGQIPSHHGNIPPQQSHHHHIHNGAVVPAPFPVGSDQHLPPPPPPPPHHHEPVPHNYHHDDHHVGPNYPPVPHNYHHDHHHVVPNHPPLFPTFTPIHAYPIAHSSAFQNNFYQPHP from the exons ATGCGCTTTTTTGGA gttttaatatttttagtggTGGATACTTCAATTTTGGCCAGACCTATTCCGGAAAGTGCAGATATACCCCAATACCCAGTACATTTTCCAAAATACGAATTTGGCTATGCCGTCCACGATGGATTCACTGGTGATGTCAAAAGTCAACATGAAGTGCGTCATGGCGATAACGTTGCAGGACATTATAGTATCATAGATGCGGACGGTCGAAAACGAACGGTTGAGTATCGCGCAGACGATGAAACAGGATTTAATGCGGTAGTTCATCGTGAAGGTCAGATTCCTAGCCATCACGGAAATATTCCTCCCCAACAAtcgcatcatcatcatatccATAATGGAGCAGTGGTGCCAGCTCCTTTCCCAGTTGGTTCTGATCAACATcttccaccaccaccaccacctccaCCACATCATCATGAACCGGTACCGCATAATTACCATCATGATGATCATCATGTAGGCCCAAACTATCCTCCGGTACCGCATAATTACCATCATGATCATCACCATGTAGTCCCAAACCATCCTCCACTATTTCCCACGTTTACTCCAATCCATGCATACCCCATAGCACATTCAAGTGCCTTTCAGAACAACTTTTATCAACCACATCcttga